In Nostoc sp. CENA543, a single genomic region encodes these proteins:
- a CDS encoding SagB/ThcOx family dehydrogenase, protein MYKVNEPLELTLLYHLNSPPPDAYAQPVPAGEMRYLPDAPVLELPPVPRDNHLASLLNKRRSVRAFQNVQMSQTVLAQLLDSACGINGLRQVQSYTYEGRNAPSAGGLYPLEMFVSIQEVNDLAAGLYHYEPRGHGLHWVNESVPHDFITPLLDQDFITHANALFILTGVFMRSLYKYGTRGYRFVLLEAGHQAENICLMAVELGLGSLCLGGFHDSSINRILGIDGQRHAALYCIAVGTEKV, encoded by the coding sequence ATGTACAAAGTCAACGAACCTCTAGAGTTAACCCTGCTTTACCATTTGAATTCCCCACCACCAGACGCTTATGCTCAACCAGTACCTGCTGGTGAAATGCGTTATTTACCAGATGCGCCCGTTTTAGAATTACCTCCAGTACCCAGGGATAATCATCTGGCAAGTTTGTTAAATAAACGTCGTTCAGTGCGTGCATTTCAAAATGTCCAGATGTCACAAACTGTACTGGCACAGTTACTAGATTCAGCCTGTGGAATTAATGGTCTGCGTCAGGTACAGAGTTACACCTATGAGGGCAGAAATGCTCCCTCAGCTGGTGGACTCTATCCTCTCGAAATGTTTGTATCTATACAGGAAGTTAATGATTTAGCTGCGGGTTTATATCACTATGAACCGCGTGGTCATGGTTTACATTGGGTGAACGAGTCAGTCCCCCATGACTTTATTACACCTCTATTAGATCAGGATTTTATTACTCACGCCAATGCCTTATTTATCCTGACTGGTGTGTTTATGCGATCGCTTTATAAGTATGGCACCAGAGGCTACCGTTTTGTTTTATTGGAAGCTGGTCATCAAGCTGAAAATATCTGTCTGATGGCTGTAGAGTTAGGACTTGGTAGTCTTTGTCTGGGGGGATTTCACGATTCCAGCATCAACCGTATTTTGGGTATTGATGGTCAGCGTCACGCCGCACTCTATTGTATTGCTGTTGGTACTGAAAAAGTTTAA